In Rhizobium leguminosarum, one genomic interval encodes:
- a CDS encoding SctD/MshK family protein — translation MNDAASLHFEVLSGLYSGLTGNSAPGANLIGSGLDSDMVFVEQRLEPRHFRITFLRNSIEVEVEAVAAGISIEGRGDIAAGERVVVPLPVVIHAGTMSILWSAPDAAQAGPAGISRLSIPVVAIVLVGLLGIGALSAVFFYYDSLDELSANSPGAEPVPEPTINRPDDRANQATAKALQQEVDRAGLLNIKIASANGVLTANGTVMPALVARWQKVQEWFDHRTNGALTLVSGVAIKEERAPSSITVEAVWRGALPYLLIGGQKYFVGALLDDGWTVERIEEGRVLLSRNGQLAALPY, via the coding sequence ATGAATGATGCCGCTTCCCTTCATTTCGAAGTACTATCCGGACTCTATTCCGGACTGACGGGTAATTCCGCTCCTGGAGCGAACCTGATCGGCAGTGGCCTCGATTCCGATATGGTCTTCGTCGAGCAACGACTCGAGCCGCGTCATTTTCGCATTACTTTTCTTCGCAATTCGATCGAGGTTGAGGTCGAGGCCGTTGCGGCCGGAATCAGCATCGAGGGACGCGGCGATATTGCCGCAGGCGAGCGCGTTGTTGTTCCTCTTCCTGTGGTCATTCATGCGGGCACGATGTCCATTCTCTGGTCGGCACCGGATGCAGCACAAGCCGGTCCGGCTGGCATATCGCGCCTTTCAATTCCTGTGGTCGCCATCGTGTTAGTCGGCTTGCTCGGGATCGGCGCACTCTCAGCCGTTTTCTTCTACTACGACAGCCTCGATGAATTGAGCGCCAATTCACCCGGCGCCGAGCCTGTGCCCGAGCCAACCATCAACCGCCCTGATGATCGAGCCAACCAGGCGACGGCCAAAGCGCTGCAACAGGAAGTTGATAGAGCTGGCCTGCTCAATATAAAAATCGCCTCCGCAAACGGTGTTTTGACCGCCAACGGAACAGTTATGCCTGCCTTGGTCGCCAGATGGCAGAAGGTCCAGGAATGGTTCGATCATCGTACGAATGGTGCGCTGACCCTGGTGAGCGGAGTGGCTATCAAAGAGGAGAGGGCGCCATCTTCAATCACCGTTGAAGCTGTTTGGCGTGGAGCCCTGCCATATCTCCTAATCGGTGGCCAAAAGTATTTCGTCGGCGCCCTCTTAGATGATGGATGGACGGTCGAACGAATCGAGGAGGGTCGTGTGCTGCTGAGCCGAAATGGCCAGCTTGCTGCTCTCCCCTATTAG
- a CDS encoding tetratricopeptide repeat protein — protein MKAYQNLHVIRLRSFRLASIVFAILTILPLSACSSWNKPGLSVKEAAPPDLLGAKDIDPAMRERIARAIGQDTDEQALRDELQKQPGNVDAAIRLTKALVAQKRESEALQILDSVLLAAPSNLRALNAKGVVFDLEGRHDAAQALYRQALKTEPGNQMLRNNLNLSLALDGTAEPSASAQSL, from the coding sequence ATGAAGGCATATCAGAATTTACACGTAATACGGCTGCGGTCATTTCGCCTGGCCTCGATTGTCTTCGCTATACTCACCATACTGCCTCTCAGCGCTTGCTCAAGCTGGAATAAGCCAGGTCTTTCAGTGAAGGAGGCGGCGCCGCCGGATTTGCTTGGCGCCAAGGATATCGATCCGGCTATGCGCGAACGCATTGCCCGTGCCATCGGTCAGGATACTGACGAGCAGGCTTTGCGGGATGAGCTGCAGAAGCAACCGGGCAATGTCGATGCGGCGATCCGTCTTACGAAGGCCCTGGTGGCGCAGAAACGCGAGAGTGAGGCGCTTCAGATACTCGACAGCGTCCTGCTTGCGGCACCAAGCAATCTGCGTGCATTGAACGCGAAGGGAGTTGTCTTCGATCTTGAGGGCCGGCACGACGCAGCACAAGCACTATACCGGCAAGCCCTCAAAACTGAACCAGGAAATCAGATGTTGCGTAACAATCTCAACCTGTCGCTCGCGCTTGACGGGACGGCCGAACCGAGTGCGTCAGCCCAATCGCTATAG
- a CDS encoding transposase — protein MIEAVAGRLEGAPREVRRWSDELKAQAVAESMEPGASVSAIARRIGIDPSQLFTWRRNARLKAEAVVDRARGESSTADIMIGDAVIRVNVAIDEPHLVRLIRAVRSA, from the coding sequence ATGATCGAAGCCGTTGCGGGTCGCCTGGAGGGCGCGCCGCGAGAGGTTCGACGTTGGTCAGATGAGTTGAAGGCTCAGGCGGTAGCCGAAAGCATGGAGCCGGGTGCGAGCGTTTCTGCGATAGCGAGGCGCATAGGGATCGACCCATCGCAATTGTTCACGTGGCGGCGCAATGCCCGACTGAAAGCGGAGGCTGTTGTTGATAGGGCTCGGGGCGAAAGCTCCACCGCGGACATCATGATCGGCGACGCTGTGATCCGGGTGAATGTCGCGATCGACGAGCCACATCTCGTCAGGCTGATCCGCGCGGTACGCTCTGCATGA
- a CDS encoding cysteine protease StiP domain-containing protein: MIPAYNKPFPGSYAATDVLFLLKKVVMDTTDVSVKEVYIQSGRRHYSEMISVERFPDEGYMRLFSEAMAAGARRMGIEVVSLARAISAGVEGPITLASLVRAGVPLGVLLNRALKALGHDVAHFGVSIIRDKGIDGNAMRYILERRPIEGLVFVDGWTGKGAISTELEQSFKAYSDEKVRLVVLADPAGRSWLAASGEDWLIPSGILGSTVSGLISRSILNADVVGPEDFHACVQWAHLEPHDISRRFVDTVWRYCEAALEAAAVYPAASVWTDGDRSLHSTNAKQAVEFVRARNNVTNVNRIKPGIAEATRAVLRRVPEMVFVTSEDDKDLSPLMHLIRETNIPYTVAPKAIYPYRAVTLIQQVS; the protein is encoded by the coding sequence ATGATACCCGCTTACAACAAGCCGTTCCCAGGTAGTTATGCCGCCACTGATGTTCTGTTCCTCCTCAAGAAGGTGGTAATGGACACCACCGATGTCTCCGTGAAGGAGGTGTACATACAGTCGGGCCGCCGCCATTATTCAGAGATGATTTCAGTCGAACGCTTCCCCGATGAGGGTTACATGCGTCTCTTTAGCGAGGCGATGGCTGCCGGAGCGCGGAGGATGGGGATTGAGGTTGTATCCTTGGCGCGCGCGATAAGTGCTGGGGTGGAAGGTCCTATCACGCTTGCTAGTCTTGTGCGTGCCGGGGTTCCCCTTGGCGTACTTCTCAATAGGGCACTCAAGGCACTTGGTCACGATGTCGCCCACTTCGGCGTATCGATCATCCGAGACAAGGGCATCGACGGAAATGCTATGCGCTACATCCTCGAACGCCGCCCTATCGAAGGCTTGGTTTTCGTTGACGGATGGACAGGTAAGGGCGCAATATCCACAGAACTCGAGCAAAGCTTTAAGGCGTATTCCGATGAGAAGGTGCGGCTTGTAGTGCTTGCTGATCCAGCCGGCCGGTCTTGGCTCGCAGCTTCGGGAGAGGACTGGCTCATTCCCTCAGGAATACTTGGAAGCACAGTTTCCGGACTTATTAGCCGTTCGATCCTCAACGCCGATGTCGTTGGGCCGGAAGATTTCCACGCCTGCGTGCAGTGGGCTCACTTGGAGCCGCACGATATCTCGAGGAGGTTCGTAGACACCGTTTGGCGATACTGCGAAGCCGCTCTAGAAGCCGCAGCAGTTTATCCGGCCGCATCTGTGTGGACGGACGGTGACAGAAGCTTACACAGCACGAACGCGAAACAGGCCGTGGAATTTGTCCGTGCCCGAAATAACGTCACAAACGTGAACCGCATCAAGCCGGGCATCGCCGAGGCGACACGGGCGGTTTTGCGCCGGGTTCCAGAAATGGTGTTTGTGACTTCGGAGGACGACAAGGACCTCTCGCCGTTGATGCATCTCATCCGTGAAACGAATATTCCCTATACTGTTGCCCCCAAGGCGATTTATCCTTACCGCGCAGTGACGCTGATTCAGCAGGTCTCATGA
- the sctV gene encoding type III secretion system export apparatus subunit SctV has protein sequence MANVLRNFISRAPSNPDLMVALILLLAIGMMIIPVPIVAIDTLIGFNLGFAILLLMVALYVATPLDFSSLPGVILISTVFRLALTIATTRLILAEGEAGSIIYTFGDFVISGNIAVGVVVFLVVTMVQFMVLAKGAERVAEVAARFTLDALPGKQMAIDAELRNAHIDQNESRRRRAALERESQLYGAMDGAMKFVKGDAIAGLVVICINTLGGISIGLLSKGMSFSDVLHQYTLLTIGDGLISQIPALLLSITAAIMVTRVSGGAGLNLAADIVNQLTASTRALRLAACVLVVIGFLPGFPLLVFLVLATVFAAASFVSGDVQGGANVTATGTGPSQPDTETVTAEARPIALFLAPGLTQAIDKDELQRHIARVSGLVSADLGIIVPPIRFTADQQLPESEFRIDVEGVPVEQGLIDLTQLLLTDDLANIELSDIPFRHDPETDRIWIEQSHALALNAAGIGHHRPSELLALRVHATLMRNAQRLVGIQETRELLGRMEKEYSELVKEVLRTTPIPRIADVLRRLLDEGIPIRNTRLILEALSEWSEREQNVALLTEYVRSGLKRQICHRYANAQRIVPAFIIERETEDVVRDAIRDSAVGPYLVLEDSQSEMLLSQMRQIESSIAQGQTSPVILASMDVRRFVRGFLNRNGIDLAVLSYQDLASDFTIQPIGSVKLMA, from the coding sequence ATGGCGAACGTCCTTCGTAACTTCATCTCGCGAGCGCCGTCCAACCCGGATTTGATGGTGGCGTTGATTCTGCTTCTGGCGATCGGAATGATGATCATTCCGGTCCCGATTGTAGCCATCGACACGCTGATCGGATTCAATCTGGGATTCGCCATACTGCTGCTGATGGTTGCGCTGTATGTGGCCACGCCACTTGATTTTTCCTCCTTGCCGGGCGTCATTTTGATTTCCACGGTATTCCGTCTGGCGCTCACTATCGCAACGACGCGATTAATCCTGGCTGAGGGGGAGGCCGGCAGCATTATCTACACGTTCGGCGATTTCGTCATATCAGGCAATATCGCCGTAGGCGTTGTCGTATTCCTGGTCGTGACCATGGTGCAGTTCATGGTCCTCGCCAAGGGCGCCGAACGTGTGGCAGAAGTGGCGGCGCGCTTCACGCTCGACGCTCTGCCGGGTAAGCAAATGGCGATCGATGCGGAGCTACGGAACGCCCATATCGATCAGAACGAATCTCGCCGGCGGCGCGCCGCATTGGAGAGAGAAAGCCAACTTTATGGCGCCATGGACGGGGCCATGAAATTCGTGAAGGGCGATGCCATCGCCGGGCTGGTGGTCATCTGCATCAACACGCTGGGTGGTATCTCCATCGGCCTTCTCTCGAAGGGCATGTCCTTTAGCGATGTGCTGCATCAATATACTCTACTGACGATCGGTGATGGGTTGATCTCGCAGATTCCGGCGCTGCTGCTCTCAATCACAGCTGCGATCATGGTCACTCGTGTCAGTGGGGGGGCAGGGCTCAATCTTGCTGCCGACATAGTTAACCAGCTCACCGCCAGTACGCGAGCGTTGCGGCTGGCGGCCTGCGTTCTGGTTGTGATAGGTTTTCTTCCTGGCTTTCCGCTGCTCGTCTTTCTTGTCCTGGCCACGGTCTTCGCCGCGGCAAGCTTTGTCAGCGGTGATGTCCAAGGCGGCGCCAACGTCACTGCCACAGGGACGGGTCCATCGCAGCCCGACACGGAAACGGTAACTGCGGAGGCACGTCCGATCGCGTTGTTCCTTGCGCCTGGCCTGACACAGGCAATCGACAAGGACGAATTGCAACGGCATATCGCACGCGTTTCGGGACTGGTCTCAGCTGATCTCGGCATCATCGTCCCCCCCATCCGTTTCACGGCCGACCAGCAGCTGCCCGAGTCGGAATTCAGGATAGATGTTGAGGGCGTGCCGGTCGAACAGGGTTTGATTGATCTGACCCAGCTCCTGCTCACCGACGATCTCGCGAACATCGAATTGAGTGACATCCCCTTTCGGCATGACCCAGAGACGGACAGGATATGGATCGAACAAAGCCATGCGCTGGCTCTCAATGCCGCCGGTATCGGGCACCACCGTCCCAGTGAACTCCTCGCCTTGCGCGTCCATGCGACGTTAATGCGCAATGCACAGCGGTTGGTGGGTATCCAGGAGACGCGCGAATTGCTTGGTCGAATGGAGAAAGAATACTCCGAGCTGGTGAAGGAGGTGTTACGCACGACGCCGATCCCCCGGATTGCCGATGTGCTGCGCCGCCTGCTGGATGAGGGCATCCCGATCCGCAACACCCGGCTGATCTTGGAGGCTTTGTCCGAATGGAGCGAACGTGAGCAAAACGTTGCGCTTCTCACGGAGTATGTTCGCTCCGGTCTGAAGCGGCAGATATGCCACCGCTATGCGAATGCCCAGCGTATCGTGCCTGCCTTCATCATCGAACGTGAAACTGAGGATGTGGTGCGCGATGCGATACGCGATTCGGCCGTCGGCCCGTACTTGGTCCTAGAGGATTCGCAAAGCGAGATGCTGCTGTCGCAAATGCGTCAGATCGAGTCGAGCATAGCGCAAGGGCAGACCAGCCCCGTCATATTGGCTTCAATGGATGTCCGACGCTTCGTCCGTGGTTTTCTCAACCGCAACGGGATCGATCTCGCTGTGTTGTCTTATCAGGACCTCGCCTCCGACTTTACGATTCAGCCCATTGGATCCGTCAAGCTCATGGCTTGA
- a CDS encoding recombinase family protein has translation MNTKITPDHLSRAAVVYVRQSTMTQVTGNLESQRRQYDLAGAATTTGFASVTVIDDDLGRSGSGSMERPGFERLVAQVCSGDVGAVYCIEASRLARNGRDWHHLIDLCALAGTLVIDPDGAYDPRLVNDRLLLGLKGTMSEYELSLMRQRGIAARDSKAGRGELRFMLPPGLCWSEVGKIEIDPDEHVAETIRLVFAKFRELGSGRQVFLWLRSADIKMPVVLRNVDVCKLVWKAPAYHSVMQILHNPLYAGAYAFGRRAQRTRIVDGRARKTTGVRKPRDEWSVLLRDNHQGYISWREYEENHKLLAENAHMKKNCDRKSARGGRALLTGLMRCGRCGRMMRVFYGSAKGNAHRYQCRGDDAHVGVGLCIGIGGVRVDRAVAAQILEAVSDRAVEAAIFASDHVERSRRDVIAAIERDLEGARYEALLASRRYELVDPAKRHVARELEARWNDALERVGVLERKIKELSALSAARPTIDRGRLLQLAQDLPTVWNTPSTETRTESGGAKVGHGSGGIIQPRAE, from the coding sequence ATGAACACGAAGATCACGCCTGACCATCTTAGCCGCGCCGCTGTGGTCTATGTCCGCCAGTCCACAATGACTCAGGTCACCGGCAATCTTGAAAGCCAGCGCCGACAGTATGATCTCGCAGGAGCCGCAACAACGACCGGCTTTGCATCGGTGACCGTAATCGATGACGATCTTGGCCGTTCGGGTTCGGGCAGCATGGAGCGCCCTGGATTCGAACGGCTTGTGGCACAGGTCTGCTCCGGCGACGTGGGAGCGGTCTATTGCATAGAGGCATCACGCCTGGCGCGGAATGGCAGGGACTGGCATCACCTGATCGACCTTTGCGCGCTTGCCGGTACGCTGGTCATCGATCCAGACGGCGCCTATGATCCCCGGCTCGTCAACGATCGTCTGCTGCTTGGATTGAAAGGCACGATGTCGGAATACGAGCTTAGCTTGATGCGCCAGCGCGGCATCGCCGCACGCGATTCCAAGGCAGGACGTGGGGAACTGCGGTTTATGCTGCCGCCAGGTTTGTGCTGGAGCGAAGTGGGCAAGATCGAGATTGATCCGGACGAACATGTAGCTGAGACGATCAGGCTCGTTTTTGCCAAATTCCGGGAACTGGGAAGTGGACGACAGGTCTTTTTGTGGCTGCGGTCGGCCGATATCAAGATGCCGGTCGTTCTGCGCAATGTCGACGTCTGCAAACTCGTCTGGAAAGCGCCAGCCTACCACAGCGTCATGCAGATCCTCCACAATCCACTCTACGCGGGCGCCTATGCCTTCGGAAGACGCGCGCAGCGAACGCGGATCGTCGATGGCCGCGCTCGCAAGACCACAGGGGTACGCAAGCCAAGGGACGAATGGAGCGTGCTGCTGCGCGACAATCATCAAGGTTACATCAGTTGGCGGGAGTACGAGGAGAACCACAAGCTACTGGCCGAGAACGCGCACATGAAGAAGAACTGCGATCGCAAATCAGCGCGTGGCGGCCGTGCCCTTTTGACGGGACTGATGCGATGCGGTCGCTGTGGCCGAATGATGCGCGTCTTTTACGGCAGCGCAAAAGGCAACGCGCATCGCTATCAATGCCGCGGCGACGATGCACACGTGGGTGTCGGCCTTTGTATCGGCATTGGCGGCGTCAGGGTCGATCGCGCCGTTGCGGCCCAAATTCTGGAAGCGGTGTCTGATCGTGCCGTCGAAGCGGCGATCTTCGCCTCGGATCATGTCGAGCGGTCCCGAAGAGATGTCATTGCGGCAATCGAGCGGGACCTCGAAGGCGCACGCTACGAAGCGCTGCTGGCCAGTCGCAGGTATGAGCTTGTGGACCCGGCCAAGCGGCATGTTGCACGCGAACTGGAGGCCCGATGGAATGATGCCCTGGAGCGAGTAGGCGTGCTTGAGCGCAAGATCAAGGAACTATCCGCGCTGTCAGCAGCGCGACCAACCATCGATCGTGGCCGCCTCCTGCAGCTTGCCCAGGATTTGCCGACCGTATGGAATACGCCATCCACTGAGACGCGAACTGAGAGCGGCGGTGCAAAAGTCGGCCACGGTAGCGGCGGAATAATCCAGCCGCGGGCGGAGTAA
- a CDS encoding phosphoribosyltransferase family protein: MSIQARSKTAAASSGAVESLSRAALRPTTSCMWVMMPSAICRVRAALECAAPWWEDLKTFKRLIMTQFEEFALYEFQSIEDAPFRPEQYSRLKFGCDEAGREMGHQIADAFFERHASTILNSRCLMIPSPFNFVPSAANVMTMHLLNRLNSHIVDAKGNHVEYATVPRKISYMDDYGLLSGKDRKLLLAGDRFYFNSRHFEDRCLLFIDDVKITGAHQNKLVDLMHEQKLENKTFFLYFARYTGDRPNIEFEINFAAVKSIKDLNRIVAETNHHMTARQIKYILSADQNELYNDFLRFRSFRYLETLYFNCLNEGYYNVQKYQENIDVIRNVVNLMKEQIHASPRADPVQSGSNQQPDSSDVNRGINVPTTSDRASTFRSARGRNNST, translated from the coding sequence GTGAGCATCCAAGCTCGATCGAAAACGGCAGCGGCTTCCAGCGGGGCGGTGGAATCATTAAGTCGTGCGGCGTTGCGGCCGACAACATCCTGCATGTGGGTGATGATGCCATCTGCGATCTGCAGGGTGCGCGCAGCCCTGGAATGCGCGGCACCCTGGTGGGAAGATCTAAAGACATTCAAGAGGCTAATTATGACGCAGTTTGAGGAGTTTGCGCTTTATGAATTTCAGTCAATCGAAGATGCACCCTTTCGACCGGAACAATATTCGCGTCTGAAGTTCGGCTGCGACGAGGCCGGTCGCGAGATGGGCCACCAGATTGCAGACGCGTTCTTCGAAAGACACGCATCCACAATACTGAACAGTCGCTGCCTGATGATTCCGTCGCCATTTAATTTCGTTCCGAGTGCGGCAAATGTAATGACGATGCATTTGCTAAATCGCCTCAACAGCCACATCGTTGATGCGAAAGGCAACCATGTGGAATATGCGACTGTCCCGCGAAAAATCAGTTACATGGACGATTACGGACTTCTTTCAGGAAAAGATCGCAAATTATTGCTCGCTGGTGATAGGTTCTACTTCAACTCGCGACATTTCGAAGATCGTTGTCTTCTGTTTATCGACGACGTGAAGATCACTGGCGCTCACCAAAACAAGTTGGTCGATCTTATGCACGAGCAGAAGTTAGAGAACAAAACATTCTTCCTGTATTTTGCTCGATACACGGGCGATCGCCCTAACATAGAGTTCGAGATAAATTTTGCCGCTGTTAAGTCAATCAAGGATCTAAATCGGATAGTGGCGGAGACTAATCATCACATGACTGCTCGGCAAATAAAATATATTCTCTCGGCAGATCAAAATGAATTATATAACGACTTTCTAAGGTTCAGAAGCTTTAGATACCTTGAGACTCTTTATTTCAATTGCCTAAATGAAGGATACTACAACGTACAAAAATATCAGGAAAACATAGATGTTATTCGCAATGTTGTTAATCTGATGAAAGAGCAAATACATGCTTCGCCTAGAGCAGATCCTGTTCAATCCGGGTCAAACCAGCAGCCCGATTCCTCCGATGTGAATCGGGGGATCAATGTACCGACGACATCCGATCGGGCATCGACCTTTCGCTCCGCCCGAGGACGAAACAACAGCACATAA